The following are encoded together in the Proteiniphilum saccharofermentans genome:
- the porN gene encoding type IX secretion system ring subunit PorN/GldN — protein MQTKVLLILILFTGSFTALFPQETARERIERRRQSTVQTAGTNIRMEQQNRHSDENIENAKWSRIIYRYLDLTKEANAPLYYPPTPVDGKMSLFTMLFNLLQEDAVVAYEYLDGREEFTEEYRVDFQELLDRFGVYYETADGKIVVNDVDIPGNEVESYFVKEAYYFDTGSSSFKVRPLAICPVLQRRDDYGTTTRYPLFWIPYDEIAPYARRIPVMSSSLNNNMSGSVDDFFRMRKYDGEIYKAQNPRNLAISQYTSTPEEIKAEQERIEQELVDFEKSLWKHENHSIVPPQQKVNRRNNRRPPISSSGAASVSMRDRRY, from the coding sequence ATGCAAACAAAAGTATTATTGATATTGATCCTTTTCACAGGAAGTTTTACAGCCCTTTTCCCACAGGAAACGGCGAGGGAAAGAATAGAACGGCGTCGACAAAGTACTGTACAGACTGCCGGTACAAATATCCGTATGGAACAACAAAACCGCCACAGCGACGAAAACATAGAAAATGCCAAATGGTCGCGTATCATCTACCGCTATCTCGATCTTACCAAAGAGGCCAATGCCCCGCTCTATTACCCGCCCACCCCTGTAGATGGAAAGATGAGCCTGTTTACTATGCTATTCAATCTATTACAGGAAGATGCTGTTGTGGCTTATGAATATCTGGACGGACGGGAAGAGTTTACAGAGGAGTACCGGGTCGATTTCCAGGAATTGCTGGATCGGTTCGGTGTTTACTATGAAACAGCCGACGGGAAAATCGTAGTGAATGACGTCGATATTCCCGGCAATGAGGTAGAAAGTTATTTCGTGAAAGAAGCTTACTATTTCGATACAGGCAGCTCTTCTTTCAAGGTAAGACCGCTCGCCATCTGCCCTGTCTTGCAGCGCCGGGACGATTATGGTACCACCACCCGTTATCCCCTCTTCTGGATTCCTTACGACGAAATAGCTCCTTATGCACGGCGGATACCGGTCATGAGTTCTTCACTCAATAACAACATGAGCGGCAGCGTTGATGATTTTTTTCGCATGAGAAAGTACGACGGGGAGATCTACAAAGCACAGAATCCACGGAACCTTGCCATCTCGCAGTACACCTCCACTCCCGAAGAAATAAAGGCGGAACAGGAGAGGATTGAACAGGAACTGGTTGATTTCGAAAAGAGTCTCTGGAAGCATGAAAATCATTCCATTGTCCCTCCACAGCAGAAAGTAAACCGCCGGAACAACAGAAGACCTCCGATAAGTTCGTCCGGCGCTGCTTCCGTTTCAATGAGAGACAGAAGATATTAA
- the porM gene encoding type IX secretion system motor protein PorM/GldM: protein MAVNSPNSPRQKMINLMYLVFIAMLALNVSVEVLDGFEMVDNSLGNSSGTMLERNRLIMDELTAYHAQNPEKAGEWYRKGVQVRAMSDSLTRYIGELKLRMVREADGRKADISNIKHKDDLEAASVVMLSPVNGEGRKFRNTIDTYRDSVTQLVTDPARRAIIEKNLSTQPRSANKSWEASLFEQMPLAAAITMLTKIENDIRSSEGEALSNILHNVDIGDFRVNRLNAYIIPESDIVIQGGSYNARIVLSAEDSTRQPLIMVNGEILDTEENGSFSVRADRTGTFPVEGYLEMTGSDGSVTRRPFAGSYTVIEPIATIAPTLMNVLYAGIDNEIGISVPGIAPQDVSATITNGTLTRRGNMWVARPSSIGQDVTISVSARTTDGDVRRVAIKEFRVRALPDPTPYIEYSDANGNPVMFRGGGLQKAVLMNASGIKAAIDDGILSIPFRVTSFRTVFFDSMGNAIPEVSDGSRFSDRQKEQIRRLARGSYFYISGVRAVGPDGTEREIAVMEVRVQ, encoded by the coding sequence ATGGCAGTCAACAGTCCCAACTCCCCCCGTCAGAAAATGATCAACCTGATGTATCTGGTATTCATTGCAATGCTGGCGTTGAACGTATCGGTCGAAGTACTCGACGGATTCGAAATGGTGGATAATAGTCTGGGAAATTCATCCGGTACGATGCTGGAACGCAATAGGCTGATCATGGATGAATTAACGGCCTATCATGCACAAAACCCGGAAAAGGCCGGGGAGTGGTACCGGAAAGGGGTGCAGGTACGCGCCATGAGCGATTCGCTGACAAGGTATATTGGAGAACTGAAACTGCGTATGGTGCGTGAAGCCGACGGAAGAAAAGCGGATATCAGTAACATCAAACACAAAGACGATCTGGAAGCCGCGTCGGTGGTTATGCTCTCCCCCGTAAATGGTGAAGGAAGAAAATTCAGGAATACAATCGATACCTACCGCGACTCAGTAACGCAACTCGTAACAGATCCCGCCCGTCGGGCAATTATCGAAAAAAATCTCAGCACACAACCACGGTCAGCCAATAAAAGCTGGGAAGCCTCTCTCTTTGAACAAATGCCGCTGGCTGCAGCTATCACCATGCTTACCAAGATAGAGAATGATATCCGTTCATCGGAAGGAGAAGCACTCTCCAATATCCTGCACAATGTGGATATTGGAGATTTTCGTGTAAACCGGCTGAATGCCTATATCATCCCCGAGTCCGATATCGTCATCCAAGGTGGTTCCTATAATGCCCGTATTGTACTCTCGGCAGAAGACTCTACCCGACAACCTCTTATTATGGTCAACGGGGAGATTCTCGATACAGAAGAAAACGGATCCTTTTCCGTCCGGGCTGACCGTACCGGAACATTCCCTGTAGAAGGATATTTAGAAATGACCGGCAGTGATGGTAGCGTGACCCGTCGCCCGTTTGCAGGCAGCTACACTGTGATTGAACCGATCGCTACCATTGCTCCTACCCTGATGAATGTATTGTATGCCGGCATCGATAACGAGATCGGCATTTCCGTACCCGGTATCGCTCCGCAGGATGTCAGTGCGACTATCACCAACGGCACCCTCACCCGTCGGGGAAATATGTGGGTTGCCCGTCCCTCGTCCATAGGACAGGATGTCACGATATCGGTATCGGCCCGTACCACGGACGGAGATGTTCGTCGTGTGGCCATTAAAGAGTTCAGGGTACGCGCGCTCCCCGATCCCACTCCATATATTGAATACAGCGATGCGAACGGAAATCCGGTGATGTTCAGGGGAGGAGGATTACAGAAAGCGGTTTTAATGAATGCCAGCGGGATCAAGGCAGCCATTGACGATGGCATCCTTTCCATTCCGTTCCGGGTGACCAGTTTTCGTACTGTCTTTTTCGATTCCATGGGAAATGCTATTCCCGAAGTTTCTGATGGGAGCCGTTTCTCTGATAGGCAGAAAGAGCAGATCAGACGTCTTGCACGAGGCAGTTATTTCTATATTTCGGGCGTACGTGCGGTTGGCCCTGATGGTACTGAGCGGGAGATTGCAGTGATGGAAGTGAGGGTACAGTGA
- the porK gene encoding T9SS ring complex lipoprotein PorK/GldK — protein sequence MKRYILFVLILIMIASCGRRGIGNSIGGELTGVPVGKVWGEPTPYNMVLVSRGAYIMGPGEIDSLWGFSIPTRGVSVDNFWMDETEITNSQYKQFVYWVRDSIIRERLADPAYAGDDFYKITEDEYGDPVTPRLNWRIPIPWTRNTEEEEAAINSVYTTHPITGEKMLDARQMNFRYEWFDAAEAARRQHRLNPAERTLNSDIIIDPNEIIIISKDTAYIASDGRIVNETITRPLSSLYDFVHTRIVNIYPDTTCWVNDFPNADNERYLRNYFSHPAYAHHPVVGVSWEQATAFCEWRTLFLRRSINKQGVTIEKYRLPTEAEWEMAARNANSDNKYPWDSDATTSESGCFQANFKPGDGAYGADNHLIPAKVRSFKPNNSGLYDMAGNVAEWTSTAYTESGNELMGDLNPEYSYNATTEDPYVLKRKVVKGGSWKDISTFIRSDMRDNEYQNRGRSYIGFRCVRTQVSSGK from the coding sequence ATGAAAAGATATATATTATTCGTGCTGATACTGATTATGATTGCTTCCTGTGGCAGACGGGGGATCGGTAACAGTATCGGCGGTGAACTGACCGGCGTTCCTGTAGGTAAAGTGTGGGGGGAACCCACACCATACAATATGGTATTGGTGTCACGGGGAGCTTATATCATGGGGCCGGGAGAGATCGATTCGCTTTGGGGATTCTCGATACCTACCCGCGGCGTATCGGTAGACAATTTCTGGATGGATGAGACGGAGATCACTAACTCCCAATACAAACAGTTTGTTTACTGGGTACGGGATTCCATCATCCGAGAACGGCTGGCAGACCCGGCCTACGCCGGCGATGACTTTTACAAGATCACTGAGGATGAATACGGTGATCCTGTCACCCCCCGGTTGAACTGGAGGATTCCCATCCCCTGGACAAGAAATACCGAAGAGGAAGAGGCTGCCATCAACAGTGTTTATACCACACATCCCATCACAGGAGAAAAAATGCTGGATGCCCGCCAGATGAATTTTCGTTACGAGTGGTTTGATGCGGCAGAAGCGGCCAGACGACAGCACCGACTGAATCCCGCAGAGAGGACATTGAACAGTGACATCATCATCGATCCGAATGAAATCATCATAATATCGAAAGATACAGCTTATATTGCTTCCGACGGACGAATTGTCAATGAAACCATTACCCGTCCCCTGAGCAGCCTTTACGACTTCGTACACACACGTATCGTCAATATATACCCTGATACCACCTGCTGGGTGAACGATTTTCCGAACGCGGATAATGAACGCTATTTACGTAACTATTTTTCCCATCCCGCCTACGCACACCACCCGGTAGTAGGAGTTTCATGGGAGCAGGCGACTGCTTTCTGTGAGTGGCGTACCCTCTTTCTGCGCAGGAGTATTAACAAACAAGGGGTGACAATAGAAAAATACCGTCTCCCCACCGAAGCTGAATGGGAGATGGCAGCACGGAATGCCAACTCCGACAATAAATACCCATGGGATTCAGATGCCACAACAAGTGAAAGCGGCTGTTTCCAGGCCAACTTCAAGCCGGGCGACGGAGCCTATGGTGCCGATAACCACCTTATCCCCGCTAAAGTAAGAAGTTTCAAGCCTAATAACTCAGGATTGTATGATATGGCCGGGAATGTGGCGGAATGGACCTCTACCGCTTACACCGAGTCGGGGAACGAACTGATGGGTGACCTGAACCCTGAATACAGTTATAATGCTACTACCGAAGATCCCTATGTCCTGAAACGAAAAGTAGTGAAAGGAGGTTCATGGAAAGATATCTCTACCTTTATCCGGTCGGATATGCGCGATAATGAATACCAGAACCGGGGACGTTCTTATATTGGGTTCCGATGCGTAAGAACACAGGTCAGCTCGGGGAAATAA
- a CDS encoding acylase — protein sequence MITIVFTIFILSSCSNPQKPENTEIIWDNYGVPHVYANNEAEMYYAFGWAQMQNHANLILKLYAQARGRASEYFGEEYMDSDKLVHLFNLPDSAEAHYNKSGSRDKQYLEAFVKGLNDYAKAHPDKIDDRVKQVLPVLVTDVLAHGKRVICLEFIGGNDIAETIKETTPGSNSYAIAPSKSESGNAMLVANPHLPWNDFYLFFEAQLTAPGFNVYGVTLVGMPVLNIAFNEQLGWTHTVNTIDASDRYELTLQEGGYLLDGKSVPFQEKRVPLKVLQKDGTVQQLDIELRYSKHGPVMGEKDNKAYAVRVAGLENSSYYAQYHEMGKAKNMKEFEDALKMMQIPMFNLIYADKEGNILYLFNGNVPVRSEGDWVFWNGTVDGTQSKYIWNRYHDYDDLPKLINPSSGFVQNANDPPWTSTYPLLLDFEDFPPYMSPEDMPVSLRAQRAVNLIKDDASISFDELVDYKLDTGMEAAGRFLDNLLTAVEQHPDSTALRAALVLEQWDRATNVDSRGAVLFGRWLDKLDSDMFAIPWSAERPVSTPEGLNNPKQAVELLVSAAREVEETYGSMDVAWGDVNRYKAGEYEFPANGGPGKYGVFRTMYFQPNGGNNKNYAYHGDTFVAVVEFGEIVKAEVLLSYGNATQPDSKFIGDQLQLLSENRLRPAFLTRQDVLQNMDKREKL from the coding sequence ATGATAACGATAGTCTTCACTATCTTTATTCTTTCTTCCTGCTCTAACCCGCAAAAACCGGAGAACACGGAAATCATCTGGGACAATTACGGCGTGCCGCACGTGTATGCTAACAATGAAGCGGAGATGTATTATGCTTTTGGATGGGCACAAATGCAGAACCATGCCAACCTGATCTTGAAATTATATGCCCAGGCGCGGGGGAGGGCATCGGAATATTTCGGCGAGGAGTATATGGATTCTGATAAACTGGTCCATCTGTTCAACCTGCCCGATTCTGCAGAGGCGCACTATAACAAATCCGGCAGCAGAGATAAACAGTATTTAGAGGCATTCGTAAAGGGTCTCAACGATTATGCAAAAGCACATCCCGATAAAATAGATGATAGGGTGAAACAGGTGTTGCCTGTTTTAGTCACGGATGTACTGGCTCACGGTAAAAGAGTTATATGTCTTGAATTTATTGGAGGAAACGATATAGCCGAGACCATAAAAGAAACAACGCCGGGCTCTAACTCCTATGCAATTGCTCCTTCTAAATCCGAATCAGGGAATGCGATGTTGGTTGCCAATCCTCATCTACCCTGGAATGATTTTTACTTGTTTTTTGAAGCACAGTTGACTGCTCCCGGCTTTAACGTGTATGGTGTTACTTTGGTAGGTATGCCTGTGTTAAACATCGCCTTTAACGAACAGCTAGGATGGACGCATACTGTAAATACCATTGATGCTTCGGACAGATACGAGTTAACGCTGCAGGAGGGTGGTTACCTGCTTGATGGCAAAAGTGTGCCTTTCCAGGAAAAGAGAGTGCCTTTAAAAGTACTGCAAAAAGATGGCACGGTTCAACAGCTGGATATTGAATTAAGGTATTCCAAACATGGACCCGTAATGGGTGAGAAAGACAACAAGGCTTATGCCGTAAGGGTTGCAGGACTTGAAAACAGTTCATATTATGCCCAGTATCATGAAATGGGTAAAGCTAAAAACATGAAAGAGTTTGAAGATGCTTTAAAAATGATGCAAATTCCAATGTTCAATCTCATATATGCCGATAAAGAGGGTAACATTCTCTATCTCTTTAATGGCAATGTTCCTGTAAGATCTGAAGGTGATTGGGTTTTCTGGAATGGTACTGTGGATGGCACACAGTCGAAATATATCTGGAACAGGTACCATGATTATGATGATCTGCCGAAGTTGATTAATCCCTCTTCGGGTTTTGTACAAAATGCGAATGATCCGCCCTGGACATCTACTTATCCGCTTTTACTGGACTTTGAGGACTTTCCTCCTTATATGTCTCCGGAGGATATGCCGGTATCTTTAAGGGCGCAACGTGCAGTGAACCTGATTAAAGATGATGCTTCTATCAGTTTTGATGAACTGGTTGATTATAAGTTAGACACGGGAATGGAGGCTGCCGGCCGTTTTTTAGATAACCTGCTGACTGCAGTAGAACAACACCCTGATTCAACAGCACTGAGAGCTGCTTTGGTACTGGAACAGTGGGATAGAGCTACCAATGTAGATAGTCGTGGTGCTGTCCTTTTTGGAAGATGGCTCGATAAGCTTGACAGTGATATGTTTGCAATTCCATGGAGTGCCGAGAGACCTGTTTCCACTCCTGAAGGATTAAATAATCCAAAGCAGGCTGTCGAGCTGTTAGTAAGTGCTGCCAGGGAGGTAGAAGAGACCTATGGTTCAATGGATGTTGCCTGGGGTGATGTTAACCGGTACAAAGCAGGTGAATATGAATTTCCGGCGAATGGAGGTCCTGGCAAATACGGCGTTTTCAGAACTATGTATTTTCAACCAAACGGGGGGAACAATAAAAACTATGCATATCATGGTGACACGTTTGTAGCGGTTGTTGAATTTGGAGAGATAGTGAAAGCAGAGGTTTTACTAAGTTATGGCAATGCTACTCAGCCGGACAGTAAGTTTATCGGCGATCAGTTGCAACTGCTTTCTGAAAACAGGCTGCGTCCCGCATTTTTGACCAGGCAGGACGTTTTACAAAATATGGATAA
- the porL gene encoding type IX secretion system motor protein PorL/GldL, which yields MNAYKRYKNRLERFLQTERGKRFINFAYSFGAAIVILGAMFKLLHFPFGNEMLFIGMVTECIVFILSAFDSPIRDYRWEQVFPALSSVNSEEDPGFNAAIAQQTPPSARETISVSATHNFTPQHSEVSTTPHIHPTNSPGEPGYEVPHNLSAHSEEYGKQMENLNRTLSGLNSIYEIQLKSVSSQIGAIEQINQGLARLRTMYGDTLPDGSVIKAETEKMADQLRELNEVYARMLNAMTVNKQNNPGNPIT from the coding sequence ATGAACGCCTACAAAAGATATAAAAACCGGCTTGAACGGTTTCTACAAACCGAGCGGGGGAAACGGTTCATCAATTTCGCCTATAGTTTCGGAGCTGCCATCGTGATACTCGGTGCGATGTTTAAACTGCTCCACTTTCCCTTCGGCAATGAGATGCTCTTCATCGGGATGGTCACCGAATGTATCGTCTTTATCCTCTCGGCGTTCGATTCACCAATACGCGATTACAGGTGGGAGCAGGTATTCCCGGCACTCTCTTCCGTAAACTCTGAAGAGGATCCCGGTTTTAACGCTGCTATAGCACAACAGACACCACCATCTGCTCGTGAAACGATTTCCGTTTCCGCTACCCACAATTTTACTCCACAACACTCCGAAGTATCTACAACTCCCCACATCCATCCAACAAATTCGCCCGGCGAACCGGGGTATGAAGTCCCTCATAATCTTTCGGCACATTCCGAAGAATACGGCAAACAGATGGAAAACCTTAATCGTACATTGTCAGGACTCAACTCCATCTATGAGATACAGCTCAAAAGCGTCAGCAGCCAGATCGGTGCTATCGAGCAGATCAATCAGGGGCTGGCCCGCCTCAGAACTATGTATGGTGATACCCTCCCCGACGGATCAGTTATTAAAGCAGAAACAGAGAAAATGGCGGATCAGCTCAGAGAACTGAACGAAGTCTATGCGCGTATGCTGAATGCTATGACAGTCAACAAACAGAACAATCCCGGTAACCCCATCACATAA